The Chthonomonadales bacterium genome contains the following window.
GCGGCGCTCGCCACGCGTCGCGCCTGATCTCGCGCTTCGCCGTGAGCCGGCGGCTCACACCGTGCGGCGCGCCCCGCTCCGAGGCCCCGGCCGCGTGCGGCCTGGGCGCGCGCGACGGTGGCTGCGATTCTTGCCGCGCCCCGGCCTTCGCGTGACGCCCCGTCCCGGCGCGACGTGCGCCGCGATCGACATCGGCTCCAACACCGTCAAGCTGCTGATCGCCGAGCGGCGACCGGAGGGGTGGCTCGCGCTCGTGGAGCGATCCTGGCGCACCCGGCTGGGTGAGCGGATCGGCGGAGGCCGGCTTTCGCGCAGGTCGGTGCGGCGCACGCTCGCCGTCCTCGAGGAGGCCGCCGCGCTGTGCAGGGCCGCAGGCGCGCTCGGGCCCGCAGCCGTGGCCACCTCGGCCGTGCGCGATGCGGCGAACGCGGACGCCCTCATCGCCCCCGCGCGGCGCCTGGGCGTGGAGATCCAGCCGATCGCCGGCGAGGAAGAGGCACGCCTCTCGTTCGAGGCCGTGCGGCGCGACGCCCTGTGGCGCGACGAGCTCGGCCTGCTGGTCGTGGACATCGGAGGCGGCAGCACGGAGGTGATCTGGGCCATGCCGGCGAACGACGAGCCGCACCGCGTCAGTCTCGCCCTGGGCGCCGTGCGCCTGACTGAAGCCGCTCTCCACAGCGATCCGCCGGCGGCGCAGGAGGTCGCCCGCGCCGAGGCCATGGTCGCGGACACGACGCGAACGCTGGCCGGCGCGCCGGGACTGGCGGCCGTCGGAGTCGGTGGCACGTTCGTCAACATGGCCGGTATGGCGGCCGAGGTGCCGCGCGAGGAGCATGCAACCCTGCATGGCGCGGAGCTTGCGCCCGGCCAGGTCGACCAACAGGTGCGCGACCTTGCCGCGAAGACCGTGGCGGAGCGCGAGCGCATTGTCGGCCTGGACCCGTCGCGGGCAGATATCATCCTTGGCGGTGCG
Protein-coding sequences here:
- a CDS encoding Ppx/GppA family phosphatase, whose amino-acid sequence is MPRPGLRVTPRPGATCAAIDIGSNTVKLLIAERRPEGWLALVERSWRTRLGERIGGGRLSRRSVRRTLAVLEEAAALCRAAGALGPAAVATSAVRDAANADALIAPARRLGVEIQPIAGEEEARLSFEAVRRDALWRDELGLLVVDIGGGSTEVIWAMPANDEPHRVSLALGAVRLTEAALHSDPPAAQEVARAEAMVADTTRTLAGAPGLAAVGVGGTFVNMAGMAAEVPREEHATLHGAELAPGQVDQQVRDLAAKTVAERERIVGLDPSRADIILGGALIVRGLMRRLDLPRLAVSCRGLRWGVLYDRWGA
- a CDS encoding zinc ribbon domain-containing protein: MPLFEFRCSTCGAEFESLCRAEAVGAVSCPECGARHASRLISRFAVSRRLTPCGAPRSEAPAACGLGARDGGCDSCRAPAFA